From a region of the Hyalangium ruber genome:
- the exoP gene encoding spore coat polysaccharide biosynthesis glycosyltransferase ExoP, protein MRRSEDMDLTRRALRGRDLVVFSNDWDGDPLSKVHIMRILSRDNRVLWVNSIGNRAPKANTHDLQRIWKKLSTFTEGIREVEPNLFVLAPLAIPFYGSEAVRAANRELLRLQVRRAMKKLHFKRPISWSFLPASAPVSGTLGEEFVVYHCVDEFSAFSDTNGRHIAELEDRLLRKADVVITSAERLRENKAKVNPRTVLVRHGVDFQHFVKACDPATAIPEDIANLPKPIIGFFGLMADWVDQEAIIATAKAHPEGSVVIIGKVAPDCDVTAMKAVPNIHFLGRKPYTSLPGYSRAFDVALMPFTVNELTLNANPLKVREYLAAGLPVVSTDIPEVRKVGLCKVATSTEDFVRKVDECLAEGAGPSRERAERIFHESWDARVEEIRTHVGEAMLKAGRGL, encoded by the coding sequence ATGCGGCGCAGTGAAGACATGGATCTGACTCGCCGGGCTCTGCGCGGCAGGGACCTGGTGGTCTTCTCCAACGACTGGGACGGCGATCCGCTGTCGAAGGTCCACATCATGCGGATCCTCTCTCGGGACAACCGTGTGCTGTGGGTCAACAGCATCGGCAACCGGGCGCCCAAGGCGAACACGCACGATCTGCAGCGCATCTGGAAGAAGCTGTCCACCTTCACCGAAGGCATTCGTGAGGTGGAGCCGAACCTCTTCGTGCTGGCTCCGCTGGCCATCCCGTTCTACGGCTCGGAGGCGGTGCGTGCCGCCAACCGGGAGCTGCTGCGGCTGCAGGTGCGCCGGGCGATGAAGAAGCTGCACTTCAAGCGGCCCATCTCCTGGTCCTTCCTGCCCGCCTCGGCGCCCGTGTCGGGCACGCTGGGCGAGGAGTTCGTCGTCTACCACTGCGTGGACGAGTTCTCGGCGTTCAGCGACACCAACGGGCGCCACATCGCGGAGCTGGAGGATCGGCTGCTGCGCAAGGCGGACGTGGTCATCACCTCCGCCGAGCGCCTGCGCGAGAACAAGGCGAAGGTGAACCCGCGCACGGTGCTGGTGCGGCACGGCGTGGATTTCCAGCACTTCGTGAAGGCGTGTGATCCGGCCACGGCGATTCCCGAGGACATCGCGAACCTGCCCAAGCCCATCATCGGCTTCTTCGGGCTGATGGCGGACTGGGTGGACCAGGAGGCAATCATCGCCACGGCCAAGGCGCACCCGGAGGGCTCGGTCGTCATCATCGGCAAGGTGGCGCCGGACTGCGATGTGACGGCGATGAAGGCGGTGCCGAACATCCACTTCCTGGGGCGCAAGCCGTACACGAGCCTGCCGGGCTACAGCCGCGCGTTCGATGTGGCGCTGATGCCCTTCACGGTGAACGAGCTGACGCTGAACGCCAACCCGCTGAAGGTGCGCGAGTACCTGGCCGCGGGCCTGCCGGTGGTGTCCACGGACATCCCCGAGGTGCGCAAGGTGGGGCTGTGCAAGGTGGCCACCTCGACCGAGGACTTCGTGCGCAAGGTGGACGAGTGCCTCGCGGAAGGGGCGGGCCCGAGCCGTGAGCGCGCCGAGCGCATCTTCCACGAGAGCTGGGACGCGCGCGTCGAGGAGATCCGCACCCACGTGGGCGAAGCCATGCTCAAGGCGGGTCGAGGGCTGTAG